DNA from Corynebacterium aurimucosum ATCC 700975:
AGGGTTCATTCACAGTGAGGGGCTCATCGCTGAGACGCAGCGGGATGCGGGCGCTGGGAAGGCCGAGCTTCTCGACGAAGCGGTGGGTGTTTTCCGTAGCGGAAGAGAAATACACGACCAACATGGCTGTTCCCTAGGCGCTTGCCGCCATAACGGAGAGTGCCTTGATGCGGTCAGGGCGGAATCCGGACCAGTGCTCACCGTGAGCTTCAACGACCGGCGCCTGGACGTAACCCAGGGCCATGACGTAGTCACGGGCATCATCATCCAGAGTGATATCCACCGTTTCGTAGTCGAGACCGGCACGGTCAAGAGCCTTTTTGGTGGCGTTGCACTGGACGCAAGCGGGCTTGGTATAGAGGGTGATGCTCATGTGACGTTCCTTCAGCTTCCTTCGGCACTACACGCGGAGTGACTGTTGAATTCGATACCAGCAGGGCGCTTAGCAGCCCTGCATTAAAGCTTTGAACAGCGGTGCAGACCCGCCGCTCAA
Protein-coding regions in this window:
- the nrdH gene encoding glutaredoxin-like protein NrdH; this translates as MSITLYTKPACVQCNATKKALDRAGLDYETVDITLDDDARDYVMALGYVQAPVVEAHGEHWSGFRPDRIKALSVMAASA